The Chryseobacterium sp. 52 genome includes a region encoding these proteins:
- the hemL gene encoding glutamate-1-semialdehyde 2,1-aminomutase encodes MKYQRSSALFDEAYKYIPGGVNSPVRAFKSVGGVPVFMKSAKGAYLTDADDNTYIDYINSWGPAILGHTHPEVLEELKIQAEKGFSFGAPTELETEIAKFIIENVPNIDQIRMVSSGTEACMSAVRLARGYTKRDKIVKFEGCYHGHSDSFLIKAGSGAATFGNPNSPGVTEGTAKDTLLARYNDFEQVEDLFRHNQGEIAAVIIEPVAGNMGCVLPENNFLQNLRKICDENGALLIFDEVMTGFRLAFGGAQELYNVKADLVTYGKVIGGGLPVGAFAGRNEIMDHLAPKGGVYQAGTLSGNPLAMRAGLKTLQLIKNDPEFFNRLNKTTETLDFGIGKILNEKGIAHKINRKGSMMSVFFHTNRVSNFDEAAESNHSLFNNFFHQMLQNGIYLPPSGYETYFISDAIKDKEIDMTLEAVRKFDFS; translated from the coding sequence ATGAAATACCAAAGAAGTTCAGCTTTATTTGATGAAGCTTACAAATACATTCCGGGAGGAGTAAATTCTCCCGTACGCGCATTCAAATCAGTAGGAGGAGTTCCTGTATTTATGAAATCTGCAAAAGGGGCTTACCTTACAGATGCAGATGATAATACCTACATCGATTACATCAACTCATGGGGACCTGCTATTTTAGGTCATACCCATCCTGAAGTTTTGGAAGAATTAAAAATTCAGGCTGAAAAAGGATTTTCTTTCGGGGCTCCTACAGAACTGGAAACAGAAATTGCAAAATTCATTATAGAAAATGTCCCGAATATTGACCAGATCAGAATGGTTTCTTCAGGTACAGAGGCTTGTATGAGCGCTGTAAGACTGGCAAGAGGATATACAAAAAGAGATAAGATTGTAAAGTTTGAAGGATGCTATCACGGCCATTCAGATTCATTTCTCATCAAAGCAGGAAGTGGTGCCGCTACTTTCGGGAATCCAAATTCTCCGGGAGTAACGGAAGGAACAGCCAAAGACACTCTTTTAGCCCGTTACAACGATTTTGAGCAGGTAGAAGATCTGTTCCGTCACAATCAGGGAGAAATAGCAGCAGTTATTATCGAGCCGGTTGCAGGAAATATGGGGTGTGTACTTCCGGAAAATAATTTTCTTCAGAACTTGAGAAAGATCTGTGATGAAAACGGAGCTTTGTTAATTTTTGATGAGGTAATGACCGGTTTCAGACTGGCTTTCGGAGGTGCTCAGGAACTTTATAATGTAAAAGCTGACCTGGTTACGTATGGAAAAGTAATCGGTGGTGGGCTTCCGGTAGGCGCATTTGCAGGAAGAAACGAAATTATGGATCACCTTGCACCAAAAGGAGGGGTTTATCAGGCCGGAACATTAAGCGGAAATCCATTGGCGATGAGAGCAGGATTGAAAACATTGCAGCTGATTAAAAATGATCCGGAATTCTTTAACAGACTCAATAAAACAACAGAAACATTAGACTTTGGGATCGGGAAAATCTTAAATGAAAAAGGAATTGCCCATAAGATCAACAGAAAAGGATCTATGATGTCTGTATTTTTCCACACCAACAGAGTTTCCAACTTTGATGAAGCAGCAGAGTCTAACCACTCTTTATTCAATAATTTCTTCCATCAAATGCTTCAGAACGGAATATATCTTCCACCAAGCGGGTATGAAACCTATTTCATCAGTGATGCAATCAAAGATAAAGAAATCGATATGACACTGGAAGCGGTAAGAAAATTTGATTTTTCTTAA
- a CDS encoding glucosaminidase domain-containing protein, which yields MKRLFLLISLLVLSKFSAQAWATEDQYIQKFAKYAVEEMEKYKIPASITLAQGLLETGGGQSRLAQEGKNHFGIKCKEDWTGKTMKHTDDAPNECFRVYEDPRQSYEDHSIFLSTRKYYTNLFNLDMKDYKAWAHGLKKAGYATNPRYASILISKIEKYRLYEYDDTSSREVLYAVLKMYPDLKDDRTFMAQLEPSKMISKKAKDPVTVEVPYKQTSYAQQQKRVERIKTKAEILNSILIKSHPNEGLKYIVIPEDTNVKFIADKFRVSESRLIKWNELETDVLKKNDIVFLESKNSAGNTAIYKAESGEDMHDIAQKFGIKLNKLYTKNRMDEGQKPSAGQLIYLIDKKPRN from the coding sequence ATGAAAAGACTTTTCTTACTCATAAGCCTTTTAGTTTTATCAAAATTCTCAGCCCAGGCTTGGGCTACTGAAGACCAGTATATTCAGAAATTCGCTAAATATGCGGTAGAAGAGATGGAAAAATATAAAATTCCGGCTTCTATTACATTGGCCCAGGGACTCTTAGAGACCGGAGGAGGGCAGAGCAGACTGGCTCAGGAAGGCAAAAATCACTTCGGAATAAAATGTAAGGAAGATTGGACTGGAAAAACGATGAAGCATACAGATGATGCTCCCAATGAGTGTTTCCGTGTTTATGAAGATCCCAGACAGTCCTACGAAGACCATTCTATATTTTTATCTACGAGAAAATATTACACGAATCTTTTCAATCTGGATATGAAGGATTACAAAGCGTGGGCGCATGGACTTAAAAAAGCAGGATATGCTACCAATCCCCGCTATGCCTCGATTCTGATCAGTAAAATTGAAAAATACAGGCTGTATGAATATGATGATACCAGTTCCAGAGAAGTGCTGTATGCCGTTCTTAAAATGTATCCGGATCTGAAAGATGACCGAACATTCATGGCTCAGCTGGAACCTTCAAAAATGATCAGCAAAAAAGCAAAAGATCCTGTTACGGTAGAAGTTCCTTATAAGCAGACTTCTTATGCTCAGCAGCAGAAAAGAGTGGAAAGGATCAAAACAAAAGCAGAAATTCTTAATTCAATCCTGATCAAAAGCCATCCGAACGAAGGCTTAAAATACATTGTTATTCCTGAAGACACTAACGTTAAATTCATTGCAGATAAGTTCCGGGTAAGCGAAAGCAGACTGATAAAATGGAATGAACTGGAAACTGATGTGCTAAAGAAAAATGATATTGTTTTCCTTGAATCTAAAAATTCGGCAGGAAATACAGCCATTTACAAAGCCGAATCAGGTGAAGATATGCATGATATCGCTCAGAAATTTGGAATCAAATTAAATAAATTATACACAAAAAACAGAATGGATGAAGGACAGAAACCGTCTGCAGGCCAGCTGATTTATTTAATTGATAAAAAACCGAGAAACTAA
- a CDS encoding 1-aminocyclopropane-1-carboxylate deaminase/D-cysteine desulfhydrase: protein MLLKASAEPIPIQEIPIHKNIKLFIKREDLIHPLISGNKYWKLFYNINHYLEKNPENPYVITFGGAFSNHIAAVSAVGNLSGIPTLGIIRGEELEHKWRDNPTLLFARKNGMNLKFVTREEYRHKDKLMEFLQNEFPDALIVPEGGTNEEAVSGVKMMLNDQTKDFDYLCTAVGTGGTVAGIAKFCEDNQKVIGFKVVDDASLEKKILELTSKHNFNLIDSCFGGYGKIKDENIRFINDFKEKYGIPLEPVYTGKMMQKVFELIDEGYFPENSKILCFHTGGLQGIEGANLLLEKQNRNLII from the coding sequence ATGCTATTAAAAGCCTCGGCAGAACCTATTCCTATTCAGGAAATCCCCATTCATAAGAATATAAAACTTTTCATTAAAAGAGAAGATTTAATCCATCCCTTGATTTCTGGAAATAAATACTGGAAACTATTCTACAATATCAATCACTATCTGGAAAAAAATCCGGAAAACCCATACGTCATTACATTTGGGGGCGCTTTTTCCAATCATATTGCAGCGGTTTCTGCCGTTGGAAATTTATCCGGTATTCCTACACTGGGAATCATCAGAGGAGAGGAACTGGAGCATAAATGGAGGGATAATCCTACATTACTTTTTGCCAGAAAAAACGGAATGAACCTGAAGTTTGTAACCCGTGAAGAATATCGTCATAAAGACAAACTGATGGAATTTCTGCAAAACGAGTTTCCTGATGCCCTGATCGTTCCTGAAGGGGGGACCAATGAAGAAGCCGTATCAGGCGTGAAAATGATGCTCAATGATCAAACAAAAGATTTTGATTATCTTTGCACCGCAGTCGGAACCGGAGGAACGGTTGCCGGAATTGCGAAATTTTGTGAAGACAATCAGAAAGTTATAGGATTTAAGGTCGTTGACGATGCTTCACTGGAGAAAAAGATCTTAGAATTAACTTCAAAGCATAATTTTAATCTAATAGATTCATGTTTTGGAGGTTATGGTAAAATAAAAGATGAAAACATCCGTTTTATCAATGATTTTAAAGAGAAATACGGGATCCCTTTGGAACCGGTATATACAGGAAAAATGATGCAGAAAGTTTTCGAACTGATTGATGAAGGTTATTTTCCTGAGAACAGTAAGATTTTATGCTTCCATACCGGCGGATTACAGGGTATAGAAGGAGCCAATCTGCTTTTAGAAAAACAGAATAGAAATTTAATTATATAA
- a CDS encoding DUF5522 domain-containing protein, protein MAHYDIKEGEDFYYNEQGYKVFTEKFHLKRGYCCKSGCKHCPYGYDKKTDTFIKNDKKNK, encoded by the coding sequence ATGGCCCATTATGACATCAAAGAAGGTGAAGACTTCTACTACAATGAACAGGGGTATAAAGTTTTTACGGAAAAATTCCATCTAAAAAGGGGATATTGCTGTAAAAGCGGATGCAAACACTGTCCTTACGGGTACGATAAAAAGACTGATACATTCATTAAAAACGATAAAAAAAATAAATAA
- a CDS encoding DUF4136 domain-containing protein, which produces MKKYIFILLAAAALGLTSCSPFQVRSDYAESANFMTYKTYKIRIDDLKLNDIDKDRVLNELSRQLQSKGLQSGENPDLIINVKANHKKVTDINNSSPYGMWGWGGSFGWGVGMSRTWTSNYNEGALIVDLIDSKTNKLVWQGIGSGISVDSPKAKQRQIPEILAEIMKNYPPQRK; this is translated from the coding sequence ATGAAAAAATATATTTTTATTTTGTTAGCTGCGGCTGCATTAGGCCTTACATCGTGCAGTCCTTTCCAGGTGCGTTCAGATTATGCAGAAAGTGCCAATTTTATGACGTATAAAACGTATAAGATAAGAATTGACGATCTGAAACTGAATGATATTGATAAAGACAGAGTGTTAAACGAATTATCGAGACAGCTTCAGAGCAAAGGTCTTCAGTCTGGTGAAAATCCTGATCTGATCATCAATGTAAAAGCTAATCACAAAAAAGTGACGGATATTAACAACAGTTCTCCTTACGGAATGTGGGGATGGGGCGGTTCTTTCGGATGGGGAGTAGGCATGAGCAGAACATGGACCAGCAACTATAATGAAGGGGCATTGATCGTGGATCTTATCGATTCTAAAACGAACAAACTGGTTTGGCAGGGTATCGGAAGCGGAATTTCCGTAGATTCTCCTAAAGCTAAACAGAGACAAATTCCTGAGATTCTGGCTGAGATCATGAAAAATTATCCTCCTCAGAGAAAATAA
- a CDS encoding endonuclease, whose amino-acid sequence MKKIILCTVIAGFANAQAPAGYYNSANGLSGSALKTALSSIITSGHQDKGYNGLWTGYKTTDIDKNYENDGSIMDIYSEKPSGTDPYKYTPGTNQCGTYSVEGNCYNREHIVPQSLFNESSPMVSDIHFIRATDGKVNGMRSNYPFGKVGSATFTSKNGSKLGSSSSSGYAGTVFEPIDEFKGDVARMIFYFVTRYQSKLSSFSSGNMLGSSTFPGLQTWELNVLLAWHNQDPVSATEIGRNNASYSYQGNRNPFIDNPNYVNQIWGSSNPGPVDPGTPTNPGTNCINETFETIPAANASYTTRTWTGSGISWTATDARTDQTINTKAITVRSGSLTSGSSANGIGSLTVTTQLKFSGSDGTFDVKVNGTTVGTIPYGATAATTTISNINISGNVTVSLVNSSSSNRVAIDDLKWTCYSGTARQAQRISADEPVIQDLQVYPNPISGQEIFVKGDTQNIKKAEIYNLQGKTLQTINSPFKNGNSIKIKNLEQGIYILKLDQSTLKFIVK is encoded by the coding sequence ATGAAAAAAATTATCTTATGTACTGTAATAGCTGGGTTTGCCAATGCCCAGGCTCCTGCAGGATATTACAATTCCGCCAACGGACTCAGCGGTTCGGCACTGAAAACGGCATTAAGCTCTATCATTACCAGCGGACATCAGGACAAGGGTTACAATGGACTCTGGACCGGGTATAAAACGACTGATATTGATAAAAATTACGAAAATGACGGTTCCATTATGGATATTTATTCGGAAAAGCCTTCAGGTACGGATCCGTATAAATATACTCCGGGTACTAATCAGTGTGGTACATATTCTGTAGAAGGGAATTGCTACAACAGGGAGCATATTGTTCCTCAAAGTTTATTCAATGAATCTTCTCCCATGGTTTCAGATATTCATTTCATCAGAGCGACAGATGGAAAAGTGAACGGGATGAGAAGTAATTATCCTTTCGGAAAGGTAGGATCAGCAACATTTACTTCTAAAAACGGATCAAAACTGGGAAGTTCTTCTTCTTCAGGATATGCAGGAACGGTATTTGAACCGATTGATGAGTTTAAGGGTGACGTAGCAAGGATGATCTTTTATTTTGTAACGCGCTACCAGAGCAAGCTTTCTTCTTTTTCTTCGGGTAATATGCTGGGAAGTTCCACATTTCCGGGACTTCAGACCTGGGAGCTGAATGTTCTTCTTGCATGGCATAATCAGGATCCTGTTTCTGCAACAGAGATCGGCAGAAATAATGCTTCTTACAGTTATCAGGGGAACAGAAATCCATTCATAGATAATCCTAATTATGTCAACCAGATCTGGGGTTCTTCCAATCCGGGACCTGTAGATCCGGGAACGCCAACCAATCCGGGAACCAATTGTATCAATGAAACTTTTGAAACGATTCCTGCGGCCAATGCTTCTTATACAACCAGAACATGGACAGGAAGCGGTATTTCATGGACTGCTACTGATGCAAGAACGGATCAGACGATCAATACCAAGGCAATAACAGTAAGAAGTGGTTCTCTAACTTCGGGAAGTTCTGCAAATGGTATCGGATCATTAACGGTAACTACGCAACTTAAGTTTTCGGGAAGCGACGGTACTTTTGACGTGAAAGTAAACGGTACAACAGTCGGAACAATCCCTTACGGCGCTACAGCAGCAACGACGACCATCAGTAATATCAATATCTCAGGAAATGTTACGGTAAGTCTTGTTAACAGTTCGTCAAGTAACAGAGTGGCTATTGATGATCTTAAATGGACGTGCTATTCAGGAACTGCCAGACAGGCACAAAGAATATCGGCAGACGAACCTGTAATACAGGATCTTCAGGTATATCCTAACCCGATCTCAGGACAGGAAATCTTCGTCAAAGGTGATACCCAGAATATCAAAAAAGCGGAGATCTATAATCTTCAGGGGAAAACACTCCAAACGATTAACAGTCCTTTTAAAAACGGAAATTCTATCAAAATAAAAAATCTTGAGCAGGGAATTTATATTTTAAAATTAGATCAGTCTACGTTGAAGTTTATCGTGAAATAA